CAAGCTCAGGATGACTTCGCCTTGCAGCTTGGTCGTCGTGGAGAATTGAGTTGCTTCGAGTTCGGTAACACGAGCTTCGAGAGCATCAACACGACCACGGAGGGTTGCCAGCTCAGCTTGGAACTCTTCCATCAGCTTCTTGAGGGTGTCGAGATCCTCTTTCGAAGCTGCGAACTCAATAACTTTGTCCAAGCAGGCATTCAAGCCAGCAGCAAACTCATAACGAGTCAGTGCTCGGCTACCGCGGTAGGTGCGATCGGGATAACCAACGATACAGCCGTAGCGCTCAACCAAGGATTGGAGTGCTTGGTAAGCCCAGTCGGTGGGTTTGACGTCGCTCAGCTGGGTAATCGAAGTGACTTGCGCAGCAGGCAGCTCTTCGTTAGCGATCGCATTGACCTGATTGATCGTTTCGCGGCTCAGGTCGGTCGCTTGGGCTGCACCTGCAAAAGCAACGCCAGCGGCCAATGGGCCAGCCAGCATAACCTTGAACAGATTTTTCATGAACTCAATCCTCACACCAGGAGTTAGAAGCTTGGGATTACTGACAAGGAAATCGCAGAACTTCACGGTTGATTATATGTTGCCTAGTCAACAATGGGAAGGGGCAAGATCGTGCTAGTTCGCAAACTGGTCCTCGTCTACAACTGGCTGATGGTTTCAGCCAAGGCGAAGTCTTTCTCGGTCAATCCTCCTGCATCGTGCGTCGTCAAACGGATGGTGACTCGGTTATAGGAAACCTCTAGGTCGGGGTGGTGTCCTGCCGCTTCTGCAGGTTCCACCAATCGATCCAAGAAGGCGATCGCTTCTGGAAACCCGGCAAAACGGCGATCGCAGACAATCGCTTGTCCATCCAGACGCCACGCCGGTAAGCGCAGTAAGCGAGTTTGAATCTCGGCAGCACTCAACACTGAGTTCATCTCCACGTTTCGAGCCATCGAGGCGCGAGCAACCGAAGCCGGCGGGCTCGCAACAACTGGGGGTAGGGTGCCCGCAATCAGGGTAATGGCTAACACTTTGCAGTAAGACGTCCAGCTGAACACTGATATTGAGAGATTTTGAATCACCATTGCCTTCAAACCTAGCGAGTTGCTCACTCACAACCCGTGTCTTTTGCTACGAAATGAGGCGATCGCAGCTCCTAAAAAACTATCCGCTCCCTGTCAGCTGACAAGGAGCGGTCTAGTCGGGT
The sequence above is a segment of the Synechococcus elongatus PCC 11801 genome. Coding sequences within it:
- a CDS encoding 4a-hydroxytetrahydrobiopterin dehydratase gives rise to the protein MARNVEMNSVLSAAEIQTRLLRLPAWRLDGQAIVCDRRFAGFPEAIAFLDRLVEPAEAAGHHPDLEVSYNRVTIRLTTHDAGGLTEKDFALAETISQL